A DNA window from Sphaeramia orbicularis chromosome 22, fSphaOr1.1, whole genome shotgun sequence contains the following coding sequences:
- the LOC115413443 gene encoding ankyrin repeat and SOCS box protein 2-like isoform X1, translated as MTKFRYNEYLSQFRNSGGKNETVMSRSQGHRRRGDSERDEPTELEEVDPVVSAIRRGDVEALNGLATSAPHSLMKENNNGWIPLHDAAFSGQTECLRTLLRVHPDSVDKRTLQEQTALLLAVSCEHLSCAQCLLEAGADPDISSKNKETPLYKACALENMDMVSLIISYGASVNQRCGQAWTALLEAVSRNNTDICEMLLRAGATVNPANTYSVTPLIVAAQWGHLKALCYLIEKGADVNMQTCDGLTALHEASKNGHRDIVAMLLVKNADANKPTNSGLLPLHTAAQYGHHEIVSLLVSVTSRARLRHSWISPLHLAAQHNRHTVAAVLLKTGADVNGTLAHSHSIQFADRRATALYFAVAHGSRETAEVLLNAGASLSLDPVSPLLVAVRRSCVSTVSLLLERGADTNARIPCYATMFPAVIALCMNNLPLLKCLLDNGCDALSCFTCTYGSIPHPAPTVSHLNTTGSNGYVFQNDSVLSVNCNEPPENTTQFCEWVSSSVMCSWAGPIIDLLLEHVGQVQMCSKLNELLDSREEWRAIKRKSLSPRPLLHLCRVKIRTQMGRQRLRSVPSLPLPDRMIRYLSLTD; from the exons ATGACCAAATTCCGCTATAATGAATACTTATCACAGTTCCGTAATTCAGGAGGTAAAAATGAGACTGTCATGTCGCGGTCGCAAGGACATAGAAGGAGAGGGGACAGTGAGAGGGACGAACCGACTGAGCTGGA GGAGGTGGACCCAGTGGTGTCCGCCATCAGGAGGGGGGATGTAGAGGCTCTTAATGGTCTGGCAACATCTGCTCCTCACAGCCTGATGAAGGAGAACAACAACGGATGGATACCTTTGCATGATGCTGCCTTCAGTGGACAGACTGAGTGTCTGAGGACCCTGCTGAGGG TCCATCCAGATTCAGTAGACAAACGTACACTGCAGGAACAGACAGCTTTACTCCTCGCTGTGTCTTGTGAACATTTGTCATGTGCACAGTGTCTTCTGGAGGCAGGCGCTGACCCCGACATCAGCAGCAAGAACAAAGAAACCCCTTTATACAAAG CCTGTGCGCTGGAGAACATGGACATGGTGAGTCTCATTATCTCTTATGGGGCCTCTGTGAACCAGCGGTGTGGTCAGGCCTGGACAGCCCTTCTGGAGGCTGTATCCAGGAACAACACTGACATCTGTGAGATGCTTCTAAGAGCTGGGGCCACAGTCAACCCTGCTAACACCTACAGCGTTACACCTCTTATTGTAGCAGCTCAGTGGGGACACCTGAAGGCACTGTGTTACCTCATTGAAAAAG GTGCTGATGTGAACATGCAGACATGTGATGGACTAACAGCGTTACATGAGGCCAGTAAAAATGGCCACAGGGACATCGTGGCCATGCTGTTGGTGAAAAATGCAGATGCAAACAAACCCACAAACTCAGGGCTGCTACCTCTGCATACTGCTGCGCAATATGGACACCATGA GATTGTCTCCCTGCTTGTCTCAGTGACGAGTCGTGCCAGGCTGCGACACAGTTGGATCAGCCCTCTGCACCTGGCAGcgcaacacaacagacacactgtAGCAGCTGTGCTCCTtaagacaggtgcagatgtcaaTGGTACTCTGGCCCACAGTCACTCCATCCAGTTTGCAGATCGACGAGCTACAGCCCTCTACTTTGCAGTTGCCCACGGCAGCAGAGAGACAGCAGAGGTTTTATTAAATGCTGGTGCTAGTCTGAGCCTGGACCCGGTCAGTCCTCTGCTGGTGGCTGTAAGGAGGAGCTGCGTCAGCACTGTGTCCTTACTGCTGGAACGAGGAGCCGATACCAATGCCAGAATCCCATGTTATGCTACAATGTTCCCTGCTGTTATTGCACTGTGTATGAATAATCTGCCCCTTCTTAAGTGCCTCCTGGACAATGGCTGCGATGCCCTTTCCTGTTTTACCTGCACATATGGCAGCATTCCTCACCCAGCCCCAACAGTCTCTCATTTAAATACTACTGGTAGCAATGGATATGTCTTTCAGAATGACAGTGTGCTCAGTGTAAACTGCAACGAACCACCAGAAAATACAACACAG TTCTGTGAGTGGGTATCATCATCTGTTATGTGTAGCTGGGCAGGACCCATCATAGACTTACTGCTGGAGCATGTCGGTCAAGTTCAGATGTGCAGTAAGCTCAATGAACTCCTGGACAGCCGAGAAGAATGGCGTGCCATCAAGAGGAAGTCAT TATCACCTCGTCCACTGCTGCACCTTT
- the ccdc197 gene encoding uncharacterized protein CCDC197, whose product MTSSLPFLDSSDPRLKLTVENRMRNIFVTQSEDTRHRVEENVNHIPVVTEASGRVLEAGVNTLQKTLVLKKQAELDEVDRHLALKRQEFKSRVEALAQRRSELEIKQQQTKERVMKFEKFVAENDVKQQQALKKYEVALEQNNSKQRDIENLTQQLKQLRARQQVLKDRMNKYKIYEDYLVKTLDYLPRNNLDNESETIVMPIIRRHETLSITHQDLLQRLEHLEVEVEENQQQLQTMKQEHSIKKLMANKEMSELQSELESLKEKNKQTEVNLLMEQAQSREKVTEVGTILMAINNLAEQCYLPEYGPLENMNVLTMMAMVKEYILDKADTERRARRLMESGSAMTSKTALTDKEGGGR is encoded by the exons ATGACTTCTTCTTTACCCTTCTTAGACAGCAGCGACCCACGTCTAAAACTCACAGTGGAAAACAGAATGAGGAATATTTTTGTGACACAGTCAGAGGACACCAG ACACAGAGTGGAGGAAAATGTCAATCACATACCTGTTGTAACAGAG GCCTCTGGCAGAGTCCTTGAGGCAGGAGTGAACACTTTACAAAAGACCCTGGTTCTGAAAAAACAGGCAGAGCTGGACGAGGTGGACAGACACCTGGCACTCAAACGGCAAGAGTTTAAGAGTCGTGTGGAGGCTCTAGCACAGAGAAGGTCTGAACTGGAAATCAAACAACAGCAG ACTAAAGAAAGGGTGATGAAATTTGAGAAGTTTGTGGCTGAAAATGACGTGAAGCAGCAACAAGCTCTGAAGAAATATGAGGTTGCCCTGGAGCAGAATAACTCAAAGCAGAGAGATATAGAAAATTTAACACAACAACTCAAACAACTTCGAGCCAG acagcaggttttaaagGACAGAATGAACAAATACAAAATCTACGAGGACTATCTGGTGAAAACTCTCGACTATCTCCCCCGTA ATAACCTCGATAATGAGTCAGAGACCATAGTTATGCCTATCATTCGGCGCCATGAGACGCTGTCCATCACCCACCAGGATCTGCTGCAGCGTTTGGAACatctggaggtggaggtggaagaAAACCAGCAGCAACTGCAGACCATGAAGCAAGAGCACAGCATAAAGAAACTG atggccaacaaggaAATGTCTGAACTCCAAAGTGAGTTAGAAAGCCTCAAAGAGAAGAACAAGCAGACAGAGGTGAACCTGCTGATGGAACAGGCCCAGTCCAGAGAGAAG GTGACAGAAGTGGGAACCATTCTCATGGCGATCAACAACCTGGCAGAGCAGTGTTATCTACCAGAATATGGACCTCTGGAGAACATGAATGTTTTAACAATGATGGCCATGGTTAAG GAGTACATCTTGGACAAGGCAGACACAGAGAGGCGAGCTCGGAGATTGATGGAGTCTGGATCCGCCATGACAAGTAAAACGGCTTTGACGGACAAAGAGGGAGGGGGTCGATGA
- the LOC115413443 gene encoding ankyrin repeat and SOCS box protein 2-like isoform X2 produces the protein MPAVNRFRSLYQRLNSDIKDGLARNPLSLQESANAPTDFQREVDPVVSAIRRGDVEALNGLATSAPHSLMKENNNGWIPLHDAAFSGQTECLRTLLRVHPDSVDKRTLQEQTALLLAVSCEHLSCAQCLLEAGADPDISSKNKETPLYKACALENMDMVSLIISYGASVNQRCGQAWTALLEAVSRNNTDICEMLLRAGATVNPANTYSVTPLIVAAQWGHLKALCYLIEKGADVNMQTCDGLTALHEASKNGHRDIVAMLLVKNADANKPTNSGLLPLHTAAQYGHHEIVSLLVSVTSRARLRHSWISPLHLAAQHNRHTVAAVLLKTGADVNGTLAHSHSIQFADRRATALYFAVAHGSRETAEVLLNAGASLSLDPVSPLLVAVRRSCVSTVSLLLERGADTNARIPCYATMFPAVIALCMNNLPLLKCLLDNGCDALSCFTCTYGSIPHPAPTVSHLNTTGSNGYVFQNDSVLSVNCNEPPENTTQFCEWVSSSVMCSWAGPIIDLLLEHVGQVQMCSKLNELLDSREEWRAIKRKSLSPRPLLHLCRVKIRTQMGRQRLRSVPSLPLPDRMIRYLSLTD, from the exons ATGCCTGCAGTCAACAGATTCAGGTCTCTTTACCAGAGACTAAACAGTGACATCAAGGATGGCCTGGCTCGGAATCCTTTGAGTCTCCAAGAGTCAGCGAACGCACCAACAGACTTTCAGAG GGAGGTGGACCCAGTGGTGTCCGCCATCAGGAGGGGGGATGTAGAGGCTCTTAATGGTCTGGCAACATCTGCTCCTCACAGCCTGATGAAGGAGAACAACAACGGATGGATACCTTTGCATGATGCTGCCTTCAGTGGACAGACTGAGTGTCTGAGGACCCTGCTGAGGG TCCATCCAGATTCAGTAGACAAACGTACACTGCAGGAACAGACAGCTTTACTCCTCGCTGTGTCTTGTGAACATTTGTCATGTGCACAGTGTCTTCTGGAGGCAGGCGCTGACCCCGACATCAGCAGCAAGAACAAAGAAACCCCTTTATACAAAG CCTGTGCGCTGGAGAACATGGACATGGTGAGTCTCATTATCTCTTATGGGGCCTCTGTGAACCAGCGGTGTGGTCAGGCCTGGACAGCCCTTCTGGAGGCTGTATCCAGGAACAACACTGACATCTGTGAGATGCTTCTAAGAGCTGGGGCCACAGTCAACCCTGCTAACACCTACAGCGTTACACCTCTTATTGTAGCAGCTCAGTGGGGACACCTGAAGGCACTGTGTTACCTCATTGAAAAAG GTGCTGATGTGAACATGCAGACATGTGATGGACTAACAGCGTTACATGAGGCCAGTAAAAATGGCCACAGGGACATCGTGGCCATGCTGTTGGTGAAAAATGCAGATGCAAACAAACCCACAAACTCAGGGCTGCTACCTCTGCATACTGCTGCGCAATATGGACACCATGA GATTGTCTCCCTGCTTGTCTCAGTGACGAGTCGTGCCAGGCTGCGACACAGTTGGATCAGCCCTCTGCACCTGGCAGcgcaacacaacagacacactgtAGCAGCTGTGCTCCTtaagacaggtgcagatgtcaaTGGTACTCTGGCCCACAGTCACTCCATCCAGTTTGCAGATCGACGAGCTACAGCCCTCTACTTTGCAGTTGCCCACGGCAGCAGAGAGACAGCAGAGGTTTTATTAAATGCTGGTGCTAGTCTGAGCCTGGACCCGGTCAGTCCTCTGCTGGTGGCTGTAAGGAGGAGCTGCGTCAGCACTGTGTCCTTACTGCTGGAACGAGGAGCCGATACCAATGCCAGAATCCCATGTTATGCTACAATGTTCCCTGCTGTTATTGCACTGTGTATGAATAATCTGCCCCTTCTTAAGTGCCTCCTGGACAATGGCTGCGATGCCCTTTCCTGTTTTACCTGCACATATGGCAGCATTCCTCACCCAGCCCCAACAGTCTCTCATTTAAATACTACTGGTAGCAATGGATATGTCTTTCAGAATGACAGTGTGCTCAGTGTAAACTGCAACGAACCACCAGAAAATACAACACAG TTCTGTGAGTGGGTATCATCATCTGTTATGTGTAGCTGGGCAGGACCCATCATAGACTTACTGCTGGAGCATGTCGGTCAAGTTCAGATGTGCAGTAAGCTCAATGAACTCCTGGACAGCCGAGAAGAATGGCGTGCCATCAAGAGGAAGTCAT TATCACCTCGTCCACTGCTGCACCTTT